The genomic segment CACTACGGGTCTTGAATCGCCGAATAGTTCCCTGTAACCAGGGTTATTCATGAAAAAGTCCCTTGTGAGGTTGGGATACTCTGTGAAGCAGAGTATAGGGGTTTTCCTATCAGCATTTTTCAGGAAGAAGTCCTCCAGTGATATGTAGGGTTCCTCTCTGGGAAGGGCCACTATAAGTCTTGTCTGACCGTAATCAAGGTCTCCTATCTTTTTTATGGATTCATCGCCACTGTTTATGGATTCCTCACGCACCCAGTCCTCACCGATTATTGCAATATCAAGCATCCCACGGTTGAGCTCCACCGGCGCACTCTGGGGTCTTGTGAGGTAAGCCTTTATTTCAGGGTCGTTGGTGATTTCTATTTCGTTCTCTTCACGTCCGGGTTCATAGCCTTTAACCTCGTAACCTGCATCCTTGAAGAGCCTGTAGGTGTTTCCACGGTTAACATTGTTCAAACTACCCTTGGGTAATCCCAGAATTATCTTCATAGTTTCACCTGTAATCAGTTGATCATCTTAACTTTTGTAACTGTTTCTAGGTCCATCGATTAAAATGATTTCTTACCATTTCTCAACATGTATCCTTTCAGGGTCAAACAGGTCCCTTGTACCAGGGTCCTCTGCAGGGTAACCTATGGGTATCACTGAGAAGGGTATAACGTGGTCTGGAATCTGGAAAAGCCTTCTTATACCCTCAACACGGTCTTCAAGGGGGTATACACCTGTCCAGACCGCACCAAGACCAAGGGAGTGGGCTGCAAGGAGTATATTCTGTGATGCAATGGAGCAGTCCTGCACCCAGAATCCAGGGAATTTTTCCAGGCGGGTATCACAGCATACTATGATTGCAA from the Methanothermobacter sp. K4 genome contains:
- a CDS encoding nitroreductase family protein, coding for MEVLEAIKTRRSIRKYTRMDVPDELIQKILEAAMCGPSAVDQRPWHFIVVKNRDMLEKIPEVHPYGAMVKDAPVAIIVCCDTRLEKFPGFWVQDCSIASQNILLAAHSLGLGAVWTGVYPLEDRVEGIRRLFQIPDHVIPFSVIPIGYPAEDPGTRDLFDPERIHVEKW